Part of the Salinigranum rubrum genome is shown below.
TCAGTTGTCAAAATGGTTTCTCCGGGATTCGACGTCGTCGTGTTCAGTCTCGCGAACGGACCGACCACGGATCGACCGGCGACGGCATGCGGTCGCGTCGGCGGGACCGATGGGGGAGCGAACGACGACCGAACGGCACCGACTGCCCCCGACGCCAGCCTTACAACACCCCCGGGTCTGGTGGGAGGTATGCGAACGCTCGAAGACGTCGAGACGGTCGGTATCGTCGGCGCGGGAACGATGGGCAACGGCATCGCACAGGTCGCCGCGACGGCCGGCTACGACGTCGTCATGCGCGACATCGAGACCGAGTTCGTCGAGCGCGGCTTCGACAGCATCGACAGCTCGCTCTCGCGGTTCGTCGAGAAGGAGAAACTCTCGGAAGCGGAGGCCGACGCCGCGCGCGACCGCATCACGGGAACGACGGAGTTCGACGACCTCGCCGAGGCGGACCTCGTCGTCGAGGCGGCCGTCGAGAACATGAGTGTAAAAAAGGACATCTTCGGTGACCTCGACGACCTCCTCGCCGAGGACGTCGTGCTGGCGACGAACACCTCGACGCTCTCGATCACCTCCATCGCGGCCGCCACCGAACGACCCGAGCACGTCGTCGGCCTCCACTTCATGAACCCCGTCCCCGTGATGAAGGGTGTCGAGGTGGTCCGCGGCGAACTCACGAACGAAGCCGTCGTCGACCTCGCACACGGCTTCGCCGAATCCCTCGAAAAGGAGACGTGGGAGTCCGACGACAAGCCGGGCTTCGTCACCAATCGGATTCTGATGCCGTGGCTCAACGAAGGGATTCGGGCGTACGACGAGGGCGTCGCCTCGAAGGAGGACATCGACAAGGGAATGACCCTCGGTACGAACGTCCCGATGGGACCGCTCACCCTGGCAGACCACATCGGCCTCGACGTCTGCCTGCACGCCTCCGAGACGCTCTACGACGAACTCGGCGACCGCTACAAGCCCGCCTATCTCTTGAAGCGGAAGGTCGAAGCGGGCGAGTTGGGTAAAAAGAGCGGCAGCGGCTTCTACGACTACGAATAGGCCGTCTCGCGTTCCAGTTTTCGTTCCGGTCACCTCGTCGAAATAACGGGAGGTGAGACAGACAGCGTGTTGAATACAGGGAGTTCCCCCTTGTTTGGTCGAAGCTCACAGTGTAAACCGCCCCCCGCCTCAGTACCACTTAACCGCCTTCGTAGCCAGTGAGCAGCATGATCGATCAGTCGGTTGCAGATGTGATGAAGCGCTCGGCCCGGACGATCACCGAGGAGACGACAGCGAGTGCGGTTGCCAGGCTCTTCGCGGAGAACGGTATCGGCTCGGCGGTCGTCGTCGACCCGGAGACGGACGATCTGATCGGAATCGTCACCGAATCAGATATCATGCACCAGGTCGCGACCGGTGCTGATGTCACCGCGGTTCCAGTCGGTTCGTTCATGACCACTCCCGTGATTACCATCAACAGCACCGACTCCATCGACACCGCAGCCACGCTGATGAGAGACCGCTCGATTCGACGGCTCCCCGTCGTCGATGACGACCGCCTCGTCGGGATGTTAACGACGACGGACCTCGTCCATTACATACCGCGCCTGCGGGACACCATCCTTCGGTCCCGAAACGAGACCGAGCGGTGAACGGTGGACCGTACTACTCGGCTTCGATCCGACGACTGCTGAGCCTCGGGGGTGTGCGGTGTACGCGCCCTGTGTTCCGTCTGGCGGCCAAAACCCATCTACCGTTCGAGCGTTTCACGGAGAGCGTTCCGAATCCTGTTCCCCTCTTCCGTTCTCGTCCGACGCTGTCTCGCGTACGGTCCTCGCCCGCATGAATTATTACGCTGTCATCTCATGGGGGAAGCGAGGACTACACATGCCATTCTACAGTGGGGCCGAACTCGACGCAGTGTACGACGACGCGCTCGACGAGGGATTCGGGCTCGTCGCGAGCAACATCGCCGAACCGAACGTGATGATGGGGCTCATGGAGGGGGCCTCACAGGCGAACTCCGACCTGCTCCTCCAGTTGAGCGGGGGTGCCTGCAAGTTCGCCGGCGACGGCGACCCCGTCGCGGGGCTGAAGGCGATGGGGAACTACATCGAGGTCATCGCCGAGCGGTACGACATCGGCGTCTTCCTCAACATGGACCACCAGACGGACATGGAGTTCATCGAGAAACAGATCGAACTCGACATCCCCTCCTCGATCATGATCGACGCCTCCCACGAGCCGTTCGAGGGGAACATCGAGGAGTCCAGACAGGTCGTCGAGATGATCGAGGACGCCGGCCGTGACATCCTCGTCGAAGCCGAACTGGGACGGATCAAGGGCGTCGAGGACGAAATCGTCTCCGACGAGGCGTTCTACACCGACCCCGAGGAGGCAGTGGAGTTCGTCGACCGGACGGGCTGTGACCTGCTCGCCATCTCCGTGGGGACCCAACACGGCGTCGCGAAGGGGAAGAACCTCGAACTGCGACCCGACATCGCCCAGGACATCCGCCAGGAACTCCGCGACCACGGCCTCGACACGCCGCTGGTCCTGCACGGCTCGTCGGGTATTCTCCCCGAACAGCTCCAGCAGATGCTCGAGTACGGCATCTGCAAGGTGAACAAGGACACCCGCTACCAGTACGAGTACACCCGGACGCTGTTCGACCTCTACCGCGCACACACCGACGAACTCGTGCCACCCGAGGGCATCGAAGACGACCGCGACGGCTTCTACAACGCGGTCGACTGGTCGCCGAACAAGGACGTGTTCGACCCGCGCGTCGGCGGCCGCGACGTCCGCGAGCGCATCGCCGAGGTCCACCAGGACCTCGCCGAAATCGCGGGCAGCGCCGGGAAGAGCAAGTACGCGTAAGCCGTCGGTCGCTCAGTATCGACGTCGGCGTCTCCGGTGGCGTCCCCGACGACGCCGGTCGTTTTCCGTCCCCTCCTCACCACGTACACGTCCCACAGCGGTCGAACCCCGACAGCGCGTCGCGGTCGACGGTCCGCTCCTCGTCGACAACGGCGACGTCGGCGTACGAGCAACCGAGGATATCCGTGCGGTGCCAGGTGTCGTCGGCGCGGATGAGCGTGATCTCGCTCATACGTGTCAGTACACTGGCTATCGTCTTGTGTGTACCGCCGTCTCGTGTGTACCACCGGTGTGAGGGGTGAAGACCAGTCACGCCCTCGGACGTTCTCACGACTGAGAGTCGGCGGGTGAGCTTAAACAGTGAGGAGGCGGTGCCACGCGTATGATACGCGTCAACGGCCTCCGCAAGACCTACGGCGAGTTTCCCGCGGTGGTCGGCAGCGACTTCGCGGTCGACCGGGGGGAGATTTTCGGCATCGTCGGTCCCAACGGCGCGGGGAAGACGACGACGTTGAAGATGCTCGCCGGACTCGTCGAACCGTCGGCCGGGACGGCGACGGTCGGGACGTACGACGCCGGCGACCCCGAGATGCGCCGCTCCCTGGGGTTCCTCCCCGAGGAATCACCGCTGTACGAGGACATGACGCCGCGGTCGTATCTGCGGTTCTTCGCCGACCTCTACGACGTGCCCCGTGACGTCGCTCGCGAGCGCACCGAGGAGACGCTCGACCGCCTCGAACTCGAACACCGCGAGCGACGGCTGGGAGACATGTCGAAGGGGATGAAGCGGAAGGTCGCCATCGCGCGCTCGCTCGTGAACGACCCGGACCTGCTCATCTACGACGAACCCGCGTCCGGACTCGACCCGCTCACGACCAACTACGTCCTGGAGTTCACGCGCGAACTCGCCGAGCGGGGGAAGACGGTGGTCTTCTCGGCGCACAACCTCTACCACGTCGAGAGCGTCTGCGACCGCGTCGTCATCATGAACCGCGGACAGATCGTCGCCCGCGGCACCGTCCCCGAGATCAGAGACGAACACGGGTCGACGACGTACCGCGTGTTCACGACCGTCTCTCTCCCCGACAGCGACCCTGCCGGCGAGGAGTACGTGACCGTCGTCGACGACATGGACGCGGTCGAGGCGGTCCGCGAGGCGACCGGAGACGCGGGCGGGCGCGTGGTCGACATCCGGACCGAAGAGCCCAGTCTGGAGGACCTCTTCCTCGACATCGCGGGCCGCGAACTGGAGTCGGACCCGCGGGCGGAGGCGACTCAGTGACGCCGCGGCTGAAACCGCGTGCCGTCGCGCGAATCGCGCGCTGGGAGGTGAGCCGGTCGGCCGCCGTCGTCGACCGACGGACCGTCCTCATGGGCCTCGTCGCGCTGGTCGTCGTCGGGAGCGTTCTCGGGGCCGGCGTCCTCACCAACGGGGTCGCCCTCGACCGCGACCTCTACCGCGTCGGCGTCGCCGAATCGAGTCCCTACTACGACCCTGTCGCATCGAGCACGTCGCTCGTGGCGCGTCCGCCCAGCGAATCCGCGTTCGTCGCGGGCGACCTCGACCTGCTCGTCACGAATCGGGGCGTCGTCGCCCCCGAGACGCCCAAGGGGAGGCCGCGCTCGCGGCGTTCCGCGCGAGCGTCGAGCGACACAACGCCGGGCTGATGCGCGCCGAACCGAACCAGTCGGCGGCGTTCCCCGTCGTGGTCTCGCTCACCTACGCGACGCGCGAGGATGTCGTGGTCGCGGAGACGACGGGCGGTGGCGACGGGACGGAACGCGGCGGCGACGAGGCCGACGCTGCGGGCGGGCAGAGCGTGGCCGGTTCCGGCGGCACGGGCGACGCCGACGTGCGGACGGCGAATCGGGACGGACCGCTGGCGATTCCGGGTATCGGCACCAGCGTCTTCGCACAGGACTCGACCGGGTCGCCCGCGGACATCGACCCGCCGTTCCCGTTCGGGTCGCTCGTCCTCGCGTTCGCCTTCCTCGTGCCGATGAACTTCGTTATTCAGGCGTACGGTTCGACCGTGCTCAACGAGCGGGTCAACCGACGGGGCGAACTCCTCCTCGTCGCGCCCGTCACTCCCGGAGACATCGTCGCCGGGAAGACGCTGCCGTACCTGACCGCGATGGTCGCGGTGACGACGCTCATCGCACTCCTGGTCGGCGGTGGCGTCGTCTCCGTCGCCGCCGTCGTCCCGCTCGCCCTCCTCTTCCTGGCGGCGACGTTCGTCGGCGCGATGTTCGCGCGGTCGTTCAAGGAACTCACGTTCGTCACCGTGACGGTGAGCGTCTTTCTCACCTCCTACGCGTTCGTCCCGGCCATCTTCACGAACGTGACGCCCATCGCGCTCATCTCGCCGCTCTCGCTCGTCGTCAGGGACCTCCAGGGAACGGGCGTCGACCTGGCCTCGTACCTGTTCTCGACGGGTCCCATCTACCTCTCCTCGATGGTCCTGTTCCTCCTCGGCATCGGCGTCTACCGCGAGGAGGACATGTTCACCCAGCGACCGGTTCCCCTCAAGTTCCTCGACGCGCTCGACGCACGGCTGTCGGGAACGGGGTCCGTCGCGCTCGTCTCCGCGCTCTCCATCCCGTTCGTCTTCGTCGCCGAACTGCTCGGCGTCGCCGTCCTCTTCGCGCTGCCCGTCTCGGTCTCGATTCCGGTCATCCTCGTCGTCGTCGCGCTCGTCGAGGAAATCGCGAAGAGCCTCCACGTACTGGCCGGCTTCGAGAAGGGCCGGTTTTCCCCCTCTCTCCGGAGCGCACTCACCGTCGGCGCGGCCTCCGGCGTGGGCTTCTTCGCCGGCGAGAAGGTGACGGCCGTCGTCCAACTGGTCGGCCTGCCCGAACTCGCGGTCGGCCGGGCGGCGTTCGCGCCGGCCGGGACCGTCGGCGTGGAGGCGCTCCCGCTCGCGCTCGCCCTCCTGGCGGCCCCGCTCGTGCTCCACGTCGTGACGGCGTCGCTGTCGGCGCTCGGCGCGCGACGGGGGTTCCAGTGGTATCTCCTGGGCCTCGGGACGGCCGTCTGCGTCCACACGGTGTACAACCTCACGGTGGTGACGCTCCTTGGCTGACGGCTCGCTCACCGTCGCCCGCCGGGAGTTGCAGGTGCTGAAGGCCGAGAAGACCATCGTCCTCGCGCTGCTCATCCAGGTGTTCATCGCCGCCTTCTCGTCGTTTCTCGTCGTCGGCCTCGTCTCGCTGTACGACCCCGGGAGCGTCCAGGGCTACCAGGTCGACGTCGCGCTCAGCGGCCCCGAGGCGGAGGCGAGCGAACTGCTCGCCGTCGCGAACAGCCAGCCCGGCGTGCGACCGATTCCGTACGCCACCGAGGAGGCCGCCCTCGCCGCGTTCGAAGAGGGCGACGTCGAAGCCGTCCTCGTGGCACAGCGACGCGACGGTCGGACGTTCGTCCGCGCGACGGTCCCCGACTCGAACATCGAGACGACCGTGACGGTGGTCCAGGTGCGGGAGGTGCTCCGCTCGTTCGAGCGTGCCGAGCGATCCGAGCGGGCGAGTTCGCTCCGGCGGGTCCCGCTCGACCTCCCGCCGGAGGGGACGTCGAGTCCATACTTCGGCTTCACCTACACGGTCCTCGTTCCCCTGTTGTTGTTCCTCCCGGTGTTCATCAGCGGGTCGCTCGCCGTCGACTCGCTCACCGAGGAACGCGACCGGGGGACGCTCGAACTGCTCAGAGTGGCTCCCGTCTCCTTCGGCGACATCGTCGACGGGAAACTGCTGGCCGCGGCGGGACTGGCACCGACGCAGGCCGCGCTCTGGATCGCCCTCCTTCGACTGAACGGCACGAGCGTCTCGCACCCGTTGCTCCTGGTCGCGTTCGTCGCCTCGCTCGCCGTCCTCGTGGTGTCTCTCGCGCTCGCGCTCGCCATCGTCGCCTCCGACCGGCGAACCGCGCAACTGCTGTACTCCGTCGCCGTCCTCCTCGTGTTCGGCGGAGCACGGTCCTCCCGGTGAACCCCGCGAACGTCGCCGCGCGACTCGCCATCGACAGCGCCGACCCGACGAGCGCTGCCGCCGTCGGGACGGTCGCCGTCGTCGGCGCCGGGGCGTACCTCGGACTCCGGTGGCTGACGCGACGGGTCGACCCCGCGACCCTCTCGTGAGCCCGGGAGTAAGCGGAACGCACACAAGGGCGGGGGTCACACGCTCTGGTATGGGAATCGGCGGAACCGCGAAGAAGCTCCAGAAAGTCGCGGAGATGGGCGAAGAGCTGTACAAACGGATCAACGACCTCCGGGCGCAGGTCGCGGAGATGCGCGAGACCGTCACCGCGACGCACAATCGGGTCGACCGGCTCGAAAAGGAAGCGGCCGAGCAGCGCGCCATCCTCCAGGCGCTCGCCGAACGCGAGGGCATCGACGTCGACGCGCTGATCGCCGAGGCGCACATCTCGGAGGCCGAGAGCGGAGTGACGGCAGACGCCGGCGGCGAGGCCGCCCCCGATGTCGACGCCGACACGGAAACACAGGCCGCGGACGACGCGAGTGTCGGAGCGACGGACGCCGACGTCGCGACGGACGAGCCCTCGGAGTCGGACTCGGAGTCGACCGCCGACGCGGAGTCGACGCGCGACTCGAAGTAGCGGTAACGGGTGGAGGCCGACTCAGCCGAGGAGGCGGCCGTGTTCGACCTTCATGCACTTGTCCTGGACGACGTCGAGCCCCGCCTCTTCGGCGCGCGCGGCCGCGTCGTCGTCGCGGATGCCGAGTTGGAGCCAGATGGCCTCGACGTCGCCGCGTTCGTCGTGGCGTTCGATGACCTGGTCGACGATGCCGCTCACCTCCGCACTCGGGCGGAACACGTCGACGAGTTCGACGTCGTCGGGGACCTCCGCGAGGCTGTCGTAGGCCGGTTCGCCGAGAATCTCGTCGGTCGTCGGGTTCACCGGGACGACGCGGTAGCCGTGTCGCTGGAGGTACTTCGGAATCTCGTGTGCGGCCTTCCCGGGCGTGCTCGAACAGCCGATGACGGCGACCGGCGTCAGGTCGAGGAGTCGGCGCAGGCCATCGTCGCTGGTGACAGGCATAGGGGGATAGAGAGGAGCCGAGGATAAAAACGAACGGCCGTCCGGTGCCGGGCGGGTCCGAGCGTCCCGGGCTACGGCAGGCGAACCGTCGGTTCGCCGTCCTCGTGGGTCGTGATGATGCCGTCGAACAGCTGTTTGAGCGTGTTCATCGTCTGGTCGTCGTGGGCCGTCGAGTCGATGGAGAACAGCCCGAGACCGTCGATGCTCTGGACCCTCCCCGTGAAGACGTGGAGGAACCGGAAGACTGTCTGGAGGTCCGAGTACATCAACAGCGTCGACAGCGAGTGGAGCATGACGCGGTTCCGTTCGAGCCCTCGGACCTGGTAGTACTCCTCCAGCACCTCGGAGAACTTGATCCCGATACCGGTCATGTCGACGGGCGAGGAGGCGTACTTGACGTGGTCGCTCTCGGTGACGTCGCTGATACCCTGCTGGCGGGTGACACAGTCGATGACGGTGAGGGGCTCGTCGTCGATATCGAACCGGGACTCGAACTCGTTCAGCACGCGCTGGGCGCTGTCCTTGGTGCTGACGACGACGGCCCCCTCGCCCGCGTCGATTCCACCGGCGATGACGTCGAACCCGAGCGCTCGCTTGCCGGTCAGTGGCGGTCCCGCCAACAGGATGTTCGTCCCCGGTTGCACTGTGGCGTCGAGTGCAGGCGAGAGGTCATACATGAGAGAGCTCCCGGGTAGTCAGTCCCGTAGGTAGAGAGACGCTTGTGCGACGGGCCGACTCTCCGGGAGTCATTAGGTGATAGCAAGATACAGTGTGCCGGTAATATTCTTTTTGATTCCATTACCAGTCATGGACACGTCGTGCCGGGGTTTCTCTCGATACTGACCGGTCGGCTGAGGCGTCGCTATCCGGTGATTCTGCGCTCCGAGCGATGGAACCGAGCGACCGTCTCCCCGGCGTCGACGACGGTCGGCCACACCTCGTGAGGACGTGCGAAACCACGAGGTTTAACACGGCGTGTCTCGGTACGTTCGAGTACGGGCGCTTAGCTCAGTTTGGACAGAGTGCTTGGCTTCGGACCAAGTTGTCGCGGGTTCAAATCCTGCAGCGCCCACTCGTCCTGCGAACGCTAGTGAGCAGTGACGAGTGTACCGCAAGGGATTTGAACTAGACGGCGGCGAGCGAACGCGAGCCGACGGCGTCGTTCACAATCCTGCAGCGCCCATCTACTTACAACGCAGTTCGGTTACAATCTCTATTAGCGAGTAGAGCGTCTTACTCGGCCGTTTTCGGAGTTTTCGACGTTCTTCGGAATCTCCTCTCAAACAGTACAACGTCGTCGCAACTCGCGGCCCCTCGTCGTCATGCGATTCTAACGTCCTTCCCGCTCGCGCGTCCGAGCGGGCCGGTCTCTCCGACCTCGTCGAGAGCCGAAAGGTCATCCCCGGAGACGTCGTCGCTGGGTTCGAGGGAGACGACGAACACCCGAGCGTTCTCCTCGTGACAGAACCCGTGCACGCACTCGACACGGTTCGACGGGAGCGACTCCGCGAGACGAACGAACGGAAGAGAGGGCGACCGGATAACGAACTCCGTGGTGAGGGTCACAGGACGAAGGGAGACGCTACCCGAAGGTAACTCTCTGAACTCGCCGATGGCACTCGGCGCCCGTCACACCGAACATAATTATCTATCATTGTCGTTATGTCGGTAGCGTCCGTACGCCCTCCGACGGCGGAGTGAGCTACCGAATGTCATCCTACGTTTCCACCCGTCCCGGCGAGTATTTGGGGTTCAGCCGATTGACGCCGTTCCGAGTGACGGTGATCTACGTGGCGTTCGGGGGGCTGTTGCTGTTCGTCTCGGACGTCCTGTTCGTGATCCTGATCGCCGACTCCGCCGTGTTGGCGCGCGTCCAGGGCGTCAAGGGCGCCGTCGAGGTGCTTCTCACAGGCGGGATCATCTACGTCCTCAGTGCGAGGATGCAACGGCAGTACCAGCAGTCCGAGCGGCGCTATCACAACCTCACCACCAGTTCGCCGGCGCCGATCATCCTGTTCGACGGAAAGGGTGAGATGGTGTGGGGGAACGACGCGGCCCGCGAACTGCTCGGAGCCGAAGAGACCGAGACGCTGGTCGGACGGCCGCTCTCGGCGTTCGTCCATCCGGACGACCACGACCTGTGCGAGCGCGTCCGGTTCCGCGTGACCGAGCGGAGCGAGGCCGTCGGCCCGGTGCAGATACGGCTTCGAGGCGAAGGTCGGGAAACGCGGCACACCCGAGTCTCGGCGGCTCCCGGGTGGTTTCAGGGCGAGTGGGTCGGTCAGGCCGTCGTCGTCGACGTCACCGAACTCCGGAACGTGGAGGAGACGCTCCGATCGGAACGGGACTTCATTCGGAACGCGCTCGACGAACTCAGTGACGTCTTCTACGTCTTCGACCACGCGGGTAAGCTGAGGCGCTGGAACGCGCGGCTGACCGAGGTGACGGGGTACACCGACGAGGAGCTCACGAGGATGGACGCGGCGACGCTCTTCGTGCCGCGGGAGGACCCACCCGGCGACGGATCGGTGGTGGCCGCCCTCGAACGCGGAGAGGGGTTCGTCGAAGCCGACCTGGCGACGAGGGATGGGAAGCGGCGCCACTACGAGTTCAAGGGGTCACGACTGACGGACGACGACGGGGCCGAGCAGGTCGTCGGAATCGGGAGGGACATCACCGACCGAACGCAGATGGAACGGGAACTCCGCGAGAACGAACAGCGATACCGGACGCTCGTCGAGATGTCGCCGTACTCGATACTCGTCCACAGCGACGGACGGGTCGTCTACGCGAACGACGCGTTCGTCGACCTCGTCGACGGGGACACGAAGGAAGAAC
Proteins encoded:
- a CDS encoding 3-hydroxyacyl-CoA dehydrogenase family protein; protein product: MRTLEDVETVGIVGAGTMGNGIAQVAATAGYDVVMRDIETEFVERGFDSIDSSLSRFVEKEKLSEAEADAARDRITGTTEFDDLAEADLVVEAAVENMSVKKDIFGDLDDLLAEDVVLATNTSTLSITSIAAATERPEHVVGLHFMNPVPVMKGVEVVRGELTNEAVVDLAHGFAESLEKETWESDDKPGFVTNRILMPWLNEGIRAYDEGVASKEDIDKGMTLGTNVPMGPLTLADHIGLDVCLHASETLYDELGDRYKPAYLLKRKVEAGELGKKSGSGFYDYE
- a CDS encoding CBS domain-containing protein, translating into MIDQSVADVMKRSARTITEETTASAVARLFAENGIGSAVVVDPETDDLIGIVTESDIMHQVATGADVTAVPVGSFMTTPVITINSTDSIDTAATLMRDRSIRRLPVVDDDRLVGMLTTTDLVHYIPRLRDTILRSRNETER
- the fba gene encoding class II fructose-bisphosphate aldolase, producing MPFYSGAELDAVYDDALDEGFGLVASNIAEPNVMMGLMEGASQANSDLLLQLSGGACKFAGDGDPVAGLKAMGNYIEVIAERYDIGVFLNMDHQTDMEFIEKQIELDIPSSIMIDASHEPFEGNIEESRQVVEMIEDAGRDILVEAELGRIKGVEDEIVSDEAFYTDPEEAVEFVDRTGCDLLAISVGTQHGVAKGKNLELRPDIAQDIRQELRDHGLDTPLVLHGSSGILPEQLQQMLEYGICKVNKDTRYQYEYTRTLFDLYRAHTDELVPPEGIEDDRDGFYNAVDWSPNKDVFDPRVGGRDVRERIAEVHQDLAEIAGSAGKSKYA
- a CDS encoding ABC transporter ATP-binding protein, producing MIRVNGLRKTYGEFPAVVGSDFAVDRGEIFGIVGPNGAGKTTTLKMLAGLVEPSAGTATVGTYDAGDPEMRRSLGFLPEESPLYEDMTPRSYLRFFADLYDVPRDVARERTEETLDRLELEHRERRLGDMSKGMKRKVAIARSLVNDPDLLIYDEPASGLDPLTTNYVLEFTRELAERGKTVVFSAHNLYHVESVCDRVVIMNRGQIVARGTVPEIRDEHGSTTYRVFTTVSLPDSDPAGEEYVTVVDDMDAVEAVREATGDAGGRVVDIRTEEPSLEDLFLDIAGRELESDPRAEATQ
- a CDS encoding CoA-binding protein → MPVTSDDGLRRLLDLTPVAVIGCSSTPGKAAHEIPKYLQRHGYRVVPVNPTTDEILGEPAYDSLAEVPDDVELVDVFRPSAEVSGIVDQVIERHDERGDVEAIWLQLGIRDDDAAARAEEAGLDVVQDKCMKVEHGRLLG
- a CDS encoding RAD55 family ATPase, which encodes MYDLSPALDATVQPGTNILLAGPPLTGKRALGFDVIAGGIDAGEGAVVVSTKDSAQRVLNEFESRFDIDDEPLTVIDCVTRQQGISDVTESDHVKYASSPVDMTGIGIKFSEVLEEYYQVRGLERNRVMLHSLSTLLMYSDLQTVFRFLHVFTGRVQSIDGLGLFSIDSTAHDDQTMNTLKQLFDGIITTHEDGEPTVRLP